Proteins found in one Choloepus didactylus isolate mChoDid1 chromosome 25, mChoDid1.pri, whole genome shotgun sequence genomic segment:
- the LOC119520352 gene encoding zinc finger protein 57-like, translating into MSSCQQDAFVVKGKFWDYEPDTILKGWGQRRRPIRGAGGGAPRRRSPRALRQLPGALGVGPRPPTPRAAPAALPSRVALSPARAAERRCAGTGCGRASPGPLRAPGRGLGPRSACSPRRPQGGAGTPRVSRGPGVSTGGSGTPRRVGSAIGRGSQGPRRDSVSFEDVAVDFTLEEWALLDSTQRRLYRDVMLETFGNLSSVDEEAQLQTNGSVAHEAIFKQKTRKEQIMAKFTSNHSSACAARKYLADHNIENQHKTLERHHRSHIGERVCENNESYQCGETLNQMPNLHLHKKTPSGAGLYECSKCGKTFVYRSSLKRHIRSLPGHKPDGSQESGPACSHPSYLRKYTRTNCGKKTYICKFCGKIFRYHYWFSEHIRTHTSGKTYESQQSGNVVNEFSSFTSHVRTYSGEKTGKCKECGKEFVYLGSFRKHMITHSQENRYECKQCAKTFTSSASFRRHDRVHTGEKPYHCKQCGKNFRYSQSFQRHGKIHTGEKPFKCQYCGKAFSSRDSFKGHVRMHAGERPYECKECGKAFTCVRSVRKHEWIHTGEKPYKCKYCGKAYRSLTGFTIHVRMHTGENPYECKQCGKAFRCHSSLKGHLMIHNGEKPFECGYCGKGFRLLRYFKGHVRMHTGEKPYQCKQCGKGFAFPESFVRHKRIHTGEMPYECNYCGKVFRWSESFQGHIRTHTGEKQYKCEICGKAFGWSSSFRSHMRRHSEKKP; encoded by the exons TCCTCAAGGGGTGGGGCCAGAGGCGCCGTCCAATCAGGGGCGCCGGGGGCGGGGCGCCGCGCCGCCGATCCCCGAGGGCGCTTCGGCAACTCCCGGGCGCGCTCGGCGTTGGTCCCCGTCCCCCGACCCCGCGGGCCGCCCCGGCCGCTCTGCCCAGCCGCGTCGCGCTGTCCCCTGCACGGGCCGCCGAGCGGCGATG cgCGGGAACCGGCTGTGGGCGCGCGAGCCCGGGTCCCCTCCGCGCCCCAGGCCGGGGTCTCGGGCCCCGCTCGGCCTGCAGCCCCCGCCGCCCGCAGGGTGGGGCCGGGACCCCCCGCGTCTCCCGGGGCCCTGGGGTGAGCACCGGAGGCTCAGGGACCCCTCGGAGAGTGGGGTCCGCGATCGGGAGGGGCTCCCAGGGCCCGCGGAGG GACTCAGTGAGCTTTGAGGATGTGGCTGTGGACTTCACCCTGGAGGAGTGGGCTTTGCTGGATTCTACTCAGAGGAGACTCTACAGAGATGTGATGCTGGAAACCTTCGGGAACCTCTCCTCAGTAG atgaggaggctCAATTACAAACCAATGGATCAGTTGCTCACGAGGCTATTTTTAAGCAAAAGACACGCAAGGAACAGATAATGGCAAAATTCACAAGCAATCATTCTAGTGCCTGTGCTGCACGAAAATATTTGGCAGACCATAACATTGAAAATCAGCACAAAACACTGGAGAGGCATCACCG AAGTCATATAGGAGAGAGAGTCTGTGAAAATAATGAAAGTTATCAATGTGGAGAAACCTTGAATCAGATGCCAAATCTTCATCTGCACAAGAAAACCCCTTCTGGAGCAGGTCTCTATGAATGCAGTAAGTGTGGAAAAACCTTTGTATATCGTTCCTCTCTGAAGCGGCACATCAGGTCACTTCCTGGACACAAACCAGATGGCTCTCAGGAAAGTGGGCCAGCCTGCAGTCATCCCTCCTACCTAAGAAAATACACGAGAACTAACTGTGGAAAGAAAACCTACATATGTAAATTTTGTGGGAAAATCTTCCGTTATCACTATTGGTTCAGTGAACACATCAGGACTCACACTTCAGGTAAAACTTACGAATCCCAGCAATCTGGGAATGTCGTCAATGAGTTCTCAAGTTTTACTAGCCACGTGAGAACTTACAGTGGAGAGAAGACAGGtaaatgtaaggaatgtgggaaagaGTTCGTTTATCTCGGATCCTTTAGAAAACACATGATAACACACTCTCAAGAGAATCGCTATGAATGTAAACAATGTGCtaaaaccttcacttcttctgccTCCTTTCGAAGACATGACAGGGTTCACACGGGGGAGAAACCTTATCATTGTAAACAATGTGGTAAAAACTTCAGGTATTCCCAATCCTTTCAAAGACACGGAaaaattcacactggagaaaagccctTTAAATGTCAGtattgtgggaaagccttcagttcGCGTGACTCCTTTAAAGGACACGTCAGGATGCATGCTGGAGAGAGACCCTATGAGTGTAAAGAGTGTGGTAAAGCCTTCACTTGTGTCCGGTCAGTTCGAAAGCATGAATggattcacactggagaaaagccctaTAAATGTAAGTATTGTGGGAAAGCCTACCGTTCACTTACAGGCTTTACAATACATGTGAGAATGCACACCGGAGAGAATCCCTATGAGTGTAAACAATGTGGCAAAGCCTTCCGATGTCATAGTTCATTAAAAGGACACTTAATGATTCACAATGGAGAGAAGCCCTTTGAATGTGGGTATTGTGGGAAAGGCTTCCGTTTGCTCAGATACTTTAAAGGACATGTGAGAatgcacactggagagaaaccctatcagTGTAAACAGTGTGGTAAAGGCTTTGCTTTTCCAGAATCCTTTGTACGACATAAAAGGATTCACACTGGAGAGATGCCCTATGAATGTAATTACTGTGGCAAAGTCTTCCGGTGGTCTGAGTCTTTTCAAGGACATATTAGAACACATACGGGAGAGAAGCAGTATAAATGTGAAATATGTGGGAAAGCTTTTGGCTGGTCCTCATCGTTTAGAAGCCACATGAGAAGGCATAGTGAGAAGAAACCCTAA